Proteins from one Triticum aestivum cultivar Chinese Spring chromosome 7A, IWGSC CS RefSeq v2.1, whole genome shotgun sequence genomic window:
- the LOC123153866 gene encoding GDSL esterase/lipase At3g09930-like has product MAPALARGGNRLEERLPHWCDLADCPQGYQLIRWPHACRSVFLSQNCGVTMICRSNFERRLRKSILLFATPVPTGRLSNYWIQSDFIARILGLNEAPPSYRLTPHLSCDPSGMTFAFGGAGVYEVPDKKVPTLATQVNAFTRLLNTGVISKQQLQSSVALVSISGSDYMTGANVDNAFLSSFDDIDSYIGNVTTEIAKNVGKLQRLGVRKVLVNNMHPIGCTPLRTSANNYTTCDLLANYAATVHNNNIEHLMGNKNNAHILDLYTAFTDIVNHAPGEGSEQSNNFKRKLTPCCEASTELGYCGQVSPSGKRLYDLCKNPEKNFYWDETYPTTAGWEAVTEALEEPLREFLDRDYVP; this is encoded by the exons GGAACCGATTGGAGGAGAGACTGCCGCACTGGTGTGACCTCGCCGATTGCCCACAAGGGTACCAGCTGATCAGGTGGCCGCATGCTTGCCGCTCCGTCTTCCTGTCTCAGAACTGCGGTGTTACCATGATCTGCCGCTCCAACTTCGAGCGCCGACTAAGGAAAAGTATACT CCTCTTTGCAACTCCTGTTCCAACTGGACGCCTTTCCAACTATTGGATTCAATCTGACTTCATCG CAAGGATCTTGGGCCTCAATGAAGCCCCTCCATCGTACAGGCTCACGCCACATCTATCTTGCGACccatctggcatgacctttgctttcGGCGGTGCTGGCGTCTACGAGGTGCCGGACAAGAAGGTGCCGACCCTTGCCACACAGGTTAATGCTTTCACGAGGCTACTTAATACTGGGGTCATCTCAAAACAACAGCTTCAGAGCTCCGTCGCTCTCGTCTCCATCTCCGGCAGTGACTACATGACTGGTGCCAACGTCGACAATGCCTTCTTGAGTAGCTTCGATGAT ATTGATAGTTATATTGGGAACGTGACGACTGAGATTGCGAAGAACGTGGGGAAGCTACAGAGGCTAGGTGTGAGAAAGGTACTAGTGAACAACATGCATCCCATTGGCTGCACGCCTTTGCGGACTAGTGCGAACAACTACACGACATGCGACCTTCTGGCAAACTATGCCGCAACTGTGCACAACAACAATATAGAACACCTGATGGGGAACAAGAATAATGCCCACATACTGGACCTCTACACTGCCTTCACTGACATCGTTAATCACGCCCCGG GTGAAGGGTCGGAGCAGTCAAACAATTTCAAGCGCAAGCTGACACCTTGCTGTGAGGCTTCCACCGAGCTGGGGTACTGTGGACAGGTTAGCCCTTCAGGGAAGCGCCTCTACGACCTATGCAAGAATCCTGAAAAGAATTTCTACTGGGATGAGACTTACCCGACGACCGCTGGGTGGGAAGCTGTTACAGAGGCACTAGAAGAACCTTTGAGGGAGTTCCTAGATCGGGACTATGTTCCATGA